One segment of Haloplanus natans DSM 17983 DNA contains the following:
- a CDS encoding undecaprenyl diphosphate synthase family protein, with amino-acid sequence MGLYDRYLALRQRFHAADPPAHVALVLTERDLLEQGAYDRLERVLGWAFDYGAERATVSVSVLDEAVVPTLERELRTIDAPRPVAVRAPDDTEPVDAPVQVNVGLGGKGEFAAAVRSLAEEVEAGDLDPADVDEADVERRLVFPDEPDLLIKTGAERLSDFMIWQSVYSELYFTDVNWRDVRKRDYLRAVLDYQNRQRRFGR; translated from the coding sequence GTGGGCCTGTACGATCGGTATCTCGCGCTCAGACAGCGCTTCCACGCCGCCGACCCGCCGGCACACGTCGCCCTCGTTCTCACCGAGCGGGACCTGCTGGAACAGGGGGCGTACGACCGCCTCGAACGCGTCCTCGGCTGGGCCTTCGACTACGGCGCCGAGCGCGCCACCGTCTCGGTGAGCGTCCTCGACGAGGCCGTGGTGCCGACGCTGGAACGGGAGCTTCGGACCATCGACGCCCCCCGACCCGTCGCCGTCCGCGCCCCCGACGACACCGAGCCCGTCGACGCCCCCGTGCAGGTCAACGTCGGCCTGGGCGGCAAAGGGGAGTTCGCCGCCGCCGTCCGCTCGCTCGCCGAGGAGGTCGAGGCCGGCGACCTCGACCCCGCGGACGTGGACGAGGCGGACGTGGAACGCCGACTGGTCTTTCCCGACGAACCCGATCTGTTGATCAAAACCGGCGCCGAACGACTCTCCGATTTCATGATCTGGCAGTCCGTCTACTCCGAACTCTACTTCACCGACGTGAACTGGCGGGACGTGCGCAAGCGCGATTATCTGCGGGCCGTGCTGGACTACCAGAACCGTCAGCGGCGATTTGGTCGCTAG
- the cofH gene encoding 7,8-didemethyl-8-hydroxy-5-deazariboflavin synthase subunit CofH, with the protein MSDADTAAGDFDFEHVPVTDQSFENALANARDGHRLTVDDGVELLTTGTDRPGIDPVRKERVLEAADRRRADVVGDDVTFVVNLNNNVTTACDTGCLFCNFKDRASAFEADAPDDHGGFTKTPAESRRAVEAAVDRGISEVCSVSGLHPAFALDADHRELLDAVEDPERVNYRPPEAYTTSPGTYAEQIRAMSVDGVHVHSVTPEEAYHARRGTDWSYESIYRRLRGAGLDSAPGTAAEILVDEVREVICPAKMDTGEWLDAMEGAMAAGLPVTATMMYGHVENEMHRAMHLKRVRDLQDRTGGITEFVPLSFVHQRTPLYDRGLVSGGATDAEDELMIAVSRLFLDNIENIQTSWVKFGDEKSLKTLSCGANDFMGTLLSEEITKRAGGDYGEFRSVADYVDMVTAIGRRPVERSTDYERRRPIDPDDAPYGPRLGPRADGTPMLDRSPTPADD; encoded by the coding sequence ATGAGTGACGCCGACACGGCGGCGGGGGATTTCGATTTCGAGCACGTCCCCGTCACCGACCAGTCGTTCGAGAACGCGCTGGCGAACGCGCGTGACGGCCACCGGCTCACCGTCGACGACGGGGTCGAACTCCTGACGACCGGGACGGATCGCCCGGGAATCGACCCCGTCCGGAAAGAACGGGTGCTGGAGGCGGCCGACCGGCGCCGCGCCGACGTCGTCGGCGACGACGTGACGTTCGTCGTCAACCTCAACAACAACGTCACGACGGCCTGTGACACCGGCTGTCTGTTCTGTAACTTCAAGGACCGCGCGTCGGCGTTCGAAGCCGACGCCCCGGACGACCACGGCGGCTTCACGAAGACGCCCGCCGAGTCGCGACGCGCCGTCGAGGCGGCGGTCGACCGCGGTATCTCCGAGGTGTGCTCGGTCAGCGGGCTCCACCCCGCGTTCGCCCTCGACGCCGACCACCGCGAACTGCTCGACGCCGTCGAGGACCCGGAGCGCGTGAACTACCGCCCGCCGGAGGCGTACACCACTTCGCCCGGCACCTACGCCGAGCAGATCCGCGCCATGTCCGTCGACGGCGTCCACGTCCACTCCGTGACGCCCGAGGAGGCCTATCACGCTCGCCGTGGCACCGACTGGTCGTACGAGTCGATCTACCGCCGCCTGCGTGGGGCGGGCCTCGACAGCGCGCCCGGCACCGCCGCCGAAATCCTCGTCGACGAGGTGCGCGAGGTGATCTGTCCGGCGAAGATGGACACGGGCGAGTGGCTCGACGCGATGGAGGGAGCGATGGCCGCCGGCCTCCCCGTCACCGCGACGATGATGTACGGCCACGTCGAAAACGAGATGCACCGAGCCATGCACCTGAAACGGGTGCGTGACCTGCAGGACCGAACGGGCGGGATCACCGAGTTCGTCCCCCTCTCTTTCGTCCACCAGCGGACACCGCTTTACGACCGCGGCCTCGTCTCCGGCGGCGCCACCGACGCCGAGGACGAACTCATGATCGCCGTCTCCAGGCTCTTTCTGGACAACATCGAGAACATTCAGACCTCGTGGGTGAAGTTCGGTGACGAGAAGTCGCTGAAGACCCTCTCCTGTGGCGCCAACGACTTCATGGGGACGCTCCTCTCCGAGGAGATAACGAAACGCGCCGGCGGCGACTACGGCGAGTTCCGGTCCGTCGCCGACTACGTCGACATGGTGACAGCCATCGGTCGCCGGCCGGTCGAGCGCTCTACCGACTACGAACGGCGCCGACCGATCGACCCCGACGACGCCCCCTACGGCCCCCGACTCGGCCCCCGGGCCGACGGGACGCCGATGCTCGATCGATCGCCCACCCCGGCGGACGACTGA
- the uppS gene encoding polyprenyl diphosphate synthase, translating into MHARVRRLIERAYERLLRRDIDGTPDHVAIIQDGNRRYARERGNGAADGHREGARTTEQVLRWCQELDIDELTLYAFSTENFERPPAEREHLFDLIESKLRSFADKEDVHENEVCIRALGEVDRLPDRVREAVAYAEERTAGYDRFRLNVALAYGGRAELLGAARDTLRAVADGNLDPADVDATEIERRLYARPVRDVDLIVRTGGDERTSNFLPWHANGNEAAVFFCAPYWPEFSKIDFLRAIRTYESRAASWRHTRRERAAALVRAVAGSSLIETREVVGRLREQAPHVATDELTAELDPPDGNTTE; encoded by the coding sequence ATGCACGCGCGGGTCCGTCGCCTGATCGAACGCGCCTACGAGCGCCTCCTCCGGCGCGACATCGACGGCACCCCCGACCACGTAGCCATCATCCAGGATGGCAACCGGCGGTACGCCCGCGAACGCGGCAACGGGGCCGCCGACGGCCACCGCGAGGGCGCCCGGACGACCGAACAGGTGCTCCGCTGGTGTCAGGAACTCGATATCGACGAGCTCACGCTCTATGCCTTCTCGACGGAGAACTTCGAGCGCCCGCCCGCGGAGCGCGAACACCTGTTCGACCTCATCGAGTCGAAACTGCGGAGCTTCGCCGACAAGGAGGACGTCCACGAGAACGAGGTGTGTATCCGGGCGCTCGGCGAAGTCGACCGCCTGCCCGACCGGGTTCGCGAGGCCGTGGCCTACGCCGAGGAGCGGACGGCGGGGTACGACCGCTTTCGGCTGAACGTCGCGCTGGCCTACGGCGGCCGGGCGGAGTTGCTGGGCGCCGCCCGCGACACGCTGCGGGCGGTGGCCGACGGCAACCTCGACCCCGCGGACGTCGACGCCACCGAGATCGAACGCCGGCTCTACGCCCGACCCGTCCGCGACGTGGACCTCATCGTCCGCACCGGCGGCGACGAGCGAACGAGCAACTTCCTGCCGTGGCACGCCAACGGCAACGAGGCCGCGGTCTTTTTCTGTGCGCCCTACTGGCCGGAGTTCTCGAAGATCGACTTCCTGCGGGCGATCCGTACCTACGAATCGCGGGCGGCGTCGTGGCGCCACACCCGCCGGGAGCGGGCCGCCGCGCTGGTTCGGGCCGTCGCGGGGTCGTCGCTGATCGAGACCCGGGAGGTCGTTGGCCGCCTTCGAGAGCAGGCTCCCCACGTCGCCACCGACGAACTGACCGCGGAACTCGACCCGCCGGACGGCAACACGACGGAGTAG
- a CDS encoding DMT family transporter gives MDGRPPDAGTGTGVALVVAGAALFGTLGIFGELARAVGLSTATLLGGRFLAATAILWGYLARRGYEVRLAPRTLAAELGLGLVYGLMSIAYFESLAWLSAGVATLVLFTYPVQVTLVSAVTLDESVTVPKTLALAAGLGGVALVAGGGVAFGLPGFLLVGVASLAYTVYSIGTRVMVATVRPLVHAAYVFLGVTAAVLLYGVGTGTLTVPTAPADWGLIAGITVVGTLFPMILFTAGLARIPASTASIVSTSEPLTTVVLGIVLLSEPLTPAIAVGGAVSSRASSSRRRRPSASSATGCAGAGTERRGRTGERVDGGPPERTPGPHADGDGGPGPEPTVHPIREAGTETDSGSHHFVVRSESFERFDAARNGSCWRRWHATTSRPRRRRRRSDPEAPASKPG, from the coding sequence ATGGACGGACGACCCCCCGACGCCGGCACGGGCACCGGCGTCGCCCTCGTCGTCGCCGGTGCGGCCCTCTTCGGGACCCTGGGCATCTTCGGCGAACTCGCCCGCGCCGTCGGGCTGTCGACGGCGACCCTTCTCGGCGGCCGCTTTCTCGCCGCGACGGCGATTCTCTGGGGCTATCTCGCCCGCCGGGGGTACGAGGTTCGCCTCGCCCCCCGGACGCTCGCCGCCGAACTCGGCCTCGGCCTCGTCTACGGTCTCATGTCGATTGCCTACTTCGAGAGCCTGGCGTGGCTGTCGGCCGGCGTCGCGACGCTCGTGCTCTTCACCTACCCGGTACAGGTGACGCTCGTCTCGGCGGTCACGCTCGACGAATCGGTGACGGTTCCGAAGACGCTTGCGCTGGCCGCCGGACTCGGCGGGGTCGCGCTCGTCGCGGGCGGCGGCGTGGCGTTCGGCCTCCCCGGATTCCTCCTCGTCGGCGTCGCGTCGCTCGCCTACACGGTCTACTCGATCGGCACCCGCGTCATGGTGGCGACGGTTCGCCCGCTCGTCCACGCCGCGTACGTCTTTCTCGGCGTGACGGCCGCCGTCCTGCTGTACGGGGTCGGGACGGGGACGCTCACCGTGCCGACGGCGCCGGCCGACTGGGGCCTGATCGCCGGCATCACCGTCGTCGGGACGCTGTTCCCGATGATCCTGTTCACCGCCGGTTTGGCGCGCATCCCGGCCAGCACGGCCAGCATCGTCAGCACGAGCGAGCCGCTGACGACGGTCGTCCTCGGAATCGTCCTCCTGAGCGAGCCGCTCACGCCGGCTATCGCAGTCGGCGGGGCGGTATCCTCGCGAGCGTCGTCCTCGCGTCGCCGGCGACCGAGCGCGTCGTCGGCGACTGGTTGCGCGGGCGCCGGAACCGAACGGAGGGGTCGGACGGGTGAGCGAGTTGACGGCGGTCCGCCGGAACGAACACCCGGACCTCACGCTGATGGAGACGGTGGTCCGGGACCGGAGCCAACGGTCCATCCCATCCGCGAGGCGGGGACGGAAACCGACTCGGGGAGCCACCACTTCGTCGTCCGGTCCGAGTCGTTCGAGCGCTTCGACGCGGCACGAAACGGCTCCTGCTGGCGACGGTGGCACGCGACGACTAGTCGGCCTCGCCGTCGTCGACGTCGATCCGACCCAGAAGCTCCCGCTTCGAAGCCGGGCTGA
- a CDS encoding mechanosensitive ion channel family protein: MLQVALQTATSAPTPVVGPGGLAAYWDLARRAVWFVAGFVAVVLVGWFVIEPLVARFVRRRNRNNPTIQEAVSRYVRLLALVVAFFVAAGTAGYGRFIGDSALVIAAGTLAVGVAGQTVIGSIVSGLVLVVDPEFNVGNYVEWADHEGTVQSITLRVTRVLTPDGELVTVPNTLLTGQAITRPYGRGRYRIVEHVGVAYEADVAAALDHLTAATEAVDDIVAEPTPKAYVDDFGADAVVLRVHYWIEDPRRQDIFAVRSAYARAAKERLEAAGITISPASKRELLGRIDVDDGEAD; this comes from the coding sequence ATGCTCCAAGTCGCACTCCAGACGGCCACGTCGGCGCCGACACCCGTGGTCGGCCCGGGGGGTCTCGCCGCCTACTGGGACCTCGCCCGTCGTGCGGTGTGGTTCGTCGCCGGCTTCGTCGCCGTCGTCCTCGTCGGGTGGTTTGTGATCGAACCGCTCGTCGCGCGGTTCGTCCGCCGGCGCAACCGGAACAACCCGACGATTCAGGAGGCCGTCTCCCGGTACGTCCGCCTGCTCGCCCTCGTCGTCGCCTTCTTCGTCGCCGCGGGCACCGCGGGCTACGGCCGGTTCATCGGCGACTCGGCGCTCGTCATCGCGGCCGGGACTCTCGCCGTCGGCGTCGCCGGCCAGACCGTCATCGGCTCCATCGTCAGCGGTCTCGTCCTCGTCGTCGACCCCGAGTTCAACGTCGGCAACTACGTCGAGTGGGCGGACCACGAGGGGACCGTCCAGTCCATCACGCTCCGGGTGACGCGGGTCCTGACGCCCGACGGCGAACTCGTCACGGTCCCGAACACGCTCCTGACGGGGCAGGCGATCACCCGACCGTACGGCCGGGGACGGTACCGGATCGTCGAACACGTCGGCGTCGCCTACGAGGCGGACGTGGCGGCGGCGCTCGATCACCTCACCGCGGCCACCGAGGCCGTCGACGACATCGTGGCCGAGCCGACGCCGAAGGCGTACGTCGACGACTTCGGCGCCGACGCGGTGGTGCTACGGGTCCACTACTGGATCGAAGACCCACGCAGACAGGACATCTTCGCCGTCCGGTCGGCGTACGCCCGGGCGGCCAAGGAGCGACTGGAGGCGGCCGGAATCACGATCAGCCCGGCTTCGAAGCGGGAGCTTCTGGGTCGGATCGACGTCGACGACGGCGAGGCCGACTAG